From a region of the Mytilus galloprovincialis chromosome 3, xbMytGall1.hap1.1, whole genome shotgun sequence genome:
- the LOC143066926 gene encoding uncharacterized protein LOC143066926, whose amino-acid sequence MKTVIVVLLLSLCQLVSSITRATCSLPGAMQGKCQCQGNIVKCEDLDYIATQTGGSAFLRLEVRNSNLSINASSFNSWGLTEILLENCQLTDSSFPPGDFHGLENSLRLLSLKDNELTRLPKFLSKFTNIETLDVSGNPIPHYNFNEDILRDIGDSLLSFSFGTKIGGTELSQWPLTLKHLVKLQEIILTAADITIMPTNSFHGFEGTLLRLTLANTKLRSVPLAISRLRYLQDLHFDHNQNVGDYGVRIPLIKGFLPFLNQMSLKDDNITTFPEVLQSFDRLDQLNMDENNLKFVSDKSAKAVTQITSLSLQHSGITRIPGAIQDITYLNILDLSNNSIHAIETNDLKESAELLTLKLNNNPILYISDKAFVNQTKLRRLELKGIAIKRVPCALEAMIRRHQPGYVIVDLSNNKIECNCGLKWLFDVKNDRHTRTRFRIVGNCDTVDKTIQDYLDSDLATCPNGINCTDS is encoded by the coding sequence GTTCTTTTACTTTCTCTGTGTCAGTTAGTATCGTCAATTACCCGTGCAACATGCTCTTTACCTGGTGCAATGCAGGGTAAATGTCAATGTCAAGGTAATATCGTCAAATGTGAAGATCTTGACTACATAGCGACACAGACTGGAGGCAGTGCTTTTCTAAGATTAGAAGTCAGGAACAGTAACTTATCAATTAACGCTTCTTCATTTAATAGTTGGGGGCTCACTGAAATTCTTCTTGAAAATTGTCAGCTTACGGATTCCAGCTTTCCTCCTGGCGATTTCCATGGTTTGGAAAATAGTTTACGGTTATTAAGTTTAAAAGATAATGAATTGACTAGACTCCCAAAATTTCTGTCAAAATTCACAAACATAGAGACACTGGACGTTTCTGGAAATCCAATTCCTCACTATAATTTTAACGAAGATATTTTACGTGATATAGGAGATTCattattatcattttcttttgGAACAAAAATCGGTGGAACTGAGCTTTCGCAGTGGCCATTAACGTTGAAACATCTGGTTAAATTGCAAGAGATTATCCTTACTGCTGCCGACATTACAATCATGCCAACCAACTCATTCCATGGATTTGAAGGAACATTGCTTCGACTGACATTAGCAAATACCAAACTTCGATCGGTACCGTTGGCTATATCAAGACTCCGATATCTACAAGATTTACATTTTGACCACAACCAAAACGTAGGAGATTATGGAGTTCGGATCCCTCTCATTAAAGGTTTTCTACCATTTCTCAATCAAATGTCACTCAAAGATGACAATATCACTACATTTCCAGAAGTTCTACAAAGTTTTGATCGACTTGATCAACTTAACATGGACGAAAACAACTTAAAATTCGTAAGTGACAAATCGGCAAAAGCTGTTACCCAAATTACCAGCTTAAGTCTTCAACACTCTGGAATAACCCGGATTCCGGGAGCAATCCAAGACATtacatatttaaacattttagatTTGTCAAACAACAGTATACATGCAATAGAAacaaatgacctaaaagagtcgGCCGAGCTCCTTACCCTGAAACTGAATAATAATCCTATTTTATACATTTCTGATAAAGCGTTCGTTAATCAAACGAAACTTCGCCGACTTGAACTAAAAGGTATCGCGATTAAGCGTGTACCATGCGCGTTAGAGGCTATGATTCGAAGACATCAACCAGGATACGTTATTGTCGATTTgtcaaacaataaaattgaatGCAATTGCGGACTCAAATGGCTATTTGATGTTAAAAATGACAGACATACTCGAACACGATTCAGGATTGTAGGAAATTGTGACACTGTTGATAAAACAATTCAGGACTATTTGGATTCAGACCTAGCGACTTGTCCTAATGGCATAAACTGTACCGACTCTTAA